The following are encoded in a window of Leptodactylus fuscus isolate aLepFus1 chromosome 9, aLepFus1.hap2, whole genome shotgun sequence genomic DNA:
- the IL5RA gene encoding interleukin-5 receptor subunit alpha produces MSGAATLLLLLLCAQVFAYDWIEPPTDLNVTVIAFGKILLTWKPISSPQNKSVTYHVKIQSPELKDDLNFKIHNNFFTRYLALHSGLSVHVATVLDNKWSTWVNESLPPFSGTNETSAKNLSCWIELETSGECIVRCSWAPGDKAPADTQYHLFYRYGEVIESCQNYVTEAEGRRWSCHVLSRNIYADDPKPLLVHINGTSKSAKIKAMEEQFLSINIDEIPTVQNLTLEGNDLKWIKPVYTLSEYCFKYNLHIWSKGRNENITVSHPSYSISVLKNPSYRHFIRVRAVGQLPCWDREVYSSWSDIILIGEDKMSDTDWSRVLGVILFICLLVVFIVLFVLCIRFWGHLFPHIPRPKDDLKECFQNIQSQALTRCNSWDNEEVISYIEELIESEKYKTSSDYGHIADHSSSRSGHPHPGPGRTLPA; encoded by the exons ATGTCTGGGGCAGccactcttcttctcctcttgttaTGTGCTCAGGTGTTTGCATATG ACTGGATTGAACCACCAACAGATCTGAACGTCACTGTAATCGCATTTGGTAAAATTTTATTAACATGGAAACCTATCAGCTCCCCCCAGAATAAAAGTGTAACCTACCATGTGAAGATCCAGAGTCCGGAATTAAAGGACGACTTGAACTTCAAG ATACATAATAACTTCTTCACACGATATTTGGCTTTGCACAGCGGTCTCTCCGTCCATGTTGCTACAGTGTTGGATAATAAATGGAGCACTTGGGTGAATGAAAGTCTTCCCCCATTTTCAG GAACTAATGAAACATCGGCCAAGAATTTATCATGTTGGATAGAGCTAGAGACATCAGGAGAATGTATTGTCCGATGTAGCTGGGCCCCCGGGGACAAGGCTCCGGCAGACACACAGTATCACCTGTTTTACAG GTACGGTGAAGTGATCGAGAGCTGCCAAAACTACGTGACAGAAGCAGAGGGGCGCAGGTGGAGCTGCCACGTCCTCTCCAGGAACATCTATGCAGATGACCCTAAACCGCTGCTGGTACATATCAATGGGACAAGCAAGAGCGCAAAGATCAAAGCGATGGAGGAGCAATTCTTATCAATAAACATAG ATGAGATCCCAACTGTCCAGAACCTGACACTGGAGGGGAACGACCTAAAGTGGATAAAACCTGTATACACCCTATCTGAGTACTGCTTCAAATACAACCTCCATATCTGGTCAAAGGGCAGGAACGAAAAT ATTACAGTTTCACATCCCAGCTACAGTATTTCTGTCCTGAAGAATCCGTCTTACAGACACTTCATCCGTGTGAGAGCAGTTGGACAACTTCCATGTTGGGATAGAGAGGTTTACAGTTCATGGTCAGATATTATTCTTATTGGAGAAGATAAGATGTCAG ATACAGACTGGAGTCGCGTTCTTGGGGTTATCCTGTTCATTTGTCTTCTTGTAGTTTTCATCGTTCTGTTCGTCCTTTGCATTAG GTTTTGGGGACATTTATTTCCTCACATTCCAAGACCCAAGGACGACCTAAAGGAATGTTTCCAGAATATTCAGAGCCAG GCCCTGACCCGCTGTAACTCCTGGGACAATGAAGAAGTGATCAGTTATATAGAGGAGCTGATAGAGTCAGAGAAGTACAAGACGTCTTCAGATTATGGACACATCGCAGACCATTCCTCCAGCAGGTCGGGTCACCCCCATCCTGGACCAGGCCGCACCCTGCCAGCCTAA